The genomic interval ACAGCAGCTGCCCAATTACACCGAAAACAACATAAATAAACGTATTTACTAGTGATTTCCGAAAAACTTCATCCTTAAAAAGCGTTACATAATTATCCATCCCAACAAATGGTTTATCCTCCGAAAGAATATCCCATTCCCGAAATCCTATATTAAAGGTATAAAGTGTTGGTAAGAATCGAATCGAAATAAAAAAGAGAAGAGGAATAAGCAAGCACGTATACACAAATATGTATTTTTGCTGTTTCAACGTGAATCGAGCAGTCTTTTTTTTGACAATAGAATGGTTCTTACTAGCCATGAAGCCCCCTCCTTTCTGAATAAAGAAAGACGAAAATCGCCTTTCTTTATCCCTTCAAATTTACTTTTTACTCCAATAATCATCGTAGAGCTTCTGTGATTTCTCCGCGAATTCCTCATAAGCATTCTCAATAGAAACCCCATTTAGCAATACTTCATTCACCGCATCAATAACATACTGCCTTTGTGCCGTTTCATCGACATAGAATTGGGCATTTGCATAAGAAAGCTGTTCAATAAATGGACCATATAATGGATCATTTACGTATTTATCCTGTGTTGCCACTGCTTCTTTTGCTGGTAATTCCCCAACTTCATCAATCCAGCGTTCCATTACTTCCTCGCTTGTTAAAAACGCTAGGAATTTTTTCGATGCTTCTAATTTTTCTCCTTCCACTTTTGCGGTAATCCCATTTGCCCAGAACGAAGATTGCGTTGCTTTTTCTTTATAGGATGGCAGTGGCGCAACTCCATAGTTTAAGTCTGGAGCATCTGTCGCCAAAGTTCCTAAACGGAAGGAGCCATCAATATTCATCGCTGCATTGCCTGTTTTAAAAGCTGTTACATCATCTGTATAAAAACCACTTTCCCCAACCTTATGCTTGGATCCAATTTCCACTAGGTACGTAAAGGCCTCTAATCCAGCAGGGGTATCATCCCAAAGAATTTGCTTTCGATCCTCACTTAACCCTTGGCCGCCAGCCTGATAAACTAAGGCATCATAAAACCAGTTATTCAACTGGGCACCAATTTCATATGCCATTCCTTCTGTTACTAATTTTCCATTTTCTCTGACTGTCAGCTTTTTCGCATAATCTACTAATTCATCCCATGTCTCTGGTGGACTATTCGGATCTAATCCTGCTTTTTCAAAAAGATCTTTGTTATAAAAAAGTGCTAGCGTACGAACAGCGGTTGGAATTGCCCAATATTTATCATCCAATTTCGCTGCATTTACTAATGAGAAGTATTCACTTTCGATTTGTTCTACTGGGAATGTATCTTCCGGAAGTGGCTGTAAATAGCCAGAATCAATATATTTAGGAAGCCAGCCATAGTATAAATTAATAACATCTGGTCCTCTTCCAGCCGGTACTAATGTAGCAACCTTCTCATTGTATTGCTCATAAGGGAAAGTTGTTTGCTTTACTTTAATGCCTGGATTAGCCTCTTCAAATTCTTTAATTAGCTCATCCATTAAATCAACCTTTGCTTTATAAGCATACTGCCAATATTCAATCGTTACCGTATCACTGTCTTCTCCCCCTGATTCTTTCCCTTTTGAGCAGCCAACTACTACCATTAACACCATGAGAAAAAGAAATACCCCTAATAACTTTTTCAATAGAACCCCTCCAAGTTAATTATTATTGCTCAGCATATTGTAGCTATTATGGCGCAGTAACAGCTTATAAGAAGTAAATTTCTGTCTATATGTCTCTACTTCTTTTGAAAATGAAGCTAGACTTTGAGTGGACCGTATCCGCTGTCTCTCTGTTTCTTTCGGATTAGGCCCCCCAAGAACGGAACGAACCATGACAAATTGATAAGGATCAATCGCATTTTTATAGTGCTCCTCTGATAAAATCAATTGGTTTCCCAAGATTTCATTGGCAATTTCGTTAACCAATGCTGCAGAGCCATCCTTAATTTTTTTCCCAGCATCCGCTAATCGCCGGACTAACACTCTTACAATCGAGTGGGAATCGCGGAAGGATAAATGATACTCTCTTACCAATACATCTGCTAATTCCGTAACGGTGGAAAATCCCTCCCTGCAACGAGTAAGGAGCTTATCTACATTCACCTCGATATGTTGAAGTATTTCTGTCAGTAGTTCGATAATTTGATAGGAATGGGAAAAACCATTGATAAGAATAGGCTGAATATCATCCCCTATATCGACAATGTCTCCAAATGGCGCGTTATGTGGCATCATAAAAGCTGTGTTTACTTCTCCAATTGTTCTACTTATTAGGGATTTCGTATGTTCTAAAGATGATGGGTTTCTTTTTTGAGGCATAATGCTTGATGTTTGCACTAAGCTTTCATCTAGCCTGATTGCGTCCACTTCATTTGTCGCAAAAAACATGAGATCATGGGTAAATCGAGACAAGGTGCTTAAAGTAATTTTGATGACACTAGCTATTTCAAGCATATAATCTGCAGCACTAATAGAATCATAGGAATTATCCATCGGCTTTTCAAAGGCCAATTGTGTCGCCATAAACTGTCGATCGATCGGAAATCCAGAAGTCCCTAAAGCAGCAGCTCCCATCGGTGACTCATTGATTCTTTTTAAAAGGGAAATGCCTCGCTCCAAATCTCTCTCTAAACTACAATCAACAGCTAAGAGATAATGGGCAAAAGTAGTTGGCTGTGCTTGCTGATTATGGGTGTATGCCGGCATAATCGTTAGTTCATGCTCTTTTGCCAGACACAGCAATACCTTTTTTAATTCGATAAGCAGGGTGAGAAAATGCAAAAGCTTTTCACGGGATACCATTCTGTACATCGTCGCATCCATATCATTTCTACTAAAGGCAATATGCATATTCCCGACAAGCTCTTCGCCAATTTCCTTTTTCAAATCCTCTTCTATCATGAAAAATAAATCTTCAAAAACAGGATCATACTTCTTCCCATAGCCATTTGCTAATATTGCCTGGTTTGCTTTAATAATTTTTTCGGTGTCTGCTATTTTTAAAATTTTTTGGCGGGCTAACATAGTAGCGTGGGCGATGTTAATTTCTAATAAATAAGGAAGGAAATGTTCTTTGGTAAAATTATAGGTGGGTTCTAAAATATGGTTTACATAAATAGGTGATCTACTATCTGGCATTAAGTGGCTTCACTCCCATCTCCAAATTGAGTAAACGGCGAGCATTGTTTCCAAAGATATTCTCGATATCATCCTCTCTCATATTAATTTCTCTACAAACTCTAACTTGATCCTGTAAATATCGATAGGAAAAACCTCTCGGAAAGCCATTCGAATCTGTCCCGAATATAATCCTTTCCGGTCCAATCAATTCAAATGTTTTTCGAAATAATGTTTCTAAATCTAATGGATAAGGCATCCATCTCACCCACTGATTGGAGCCAGATGTATCGATATAAACATTCGGGCAGCTCCAGCATAAATGCAATAGCTCTTTGAAGTAGCCTGCGCCAAAATGAGGAATAATGATTGGAAGGTCAGGAAATTCTCTTGCTACTTGAAAAATCGCAAGGGGCGACATATTTTGATGCTCGACAATTCCGCCAGCTCTACCTAACAAACCAAAATGAATTAAGACCGGCAGTTGATTGTCTGATAAATATTGCCAAACTGGCATCAGTTCTTTATCATGCAATGGTCTATTAACGAGTGGCCCAAACATTTTATAGCCTTTCAATCCTAATTGTTCAATCGCTCTTTTCAATTCTGGCAGGGCATCGCTATTTTCGATAGCATGATGGGCAAAGCCAATAAATCGATTCGGATGCTGGTTAATTTTCGCAGCCAGATCATCATTGTCCTCCGCTGTCAGAAAGTTCATGACCTCCACCCCATATGTATCAAGCTCTGCTAGCCATCGATCCATAAGTGGGATTGCTTGTTGCTCTTCTGTTTCCTCAGAAGGAGCGGGAAAATCCCAAGTTAATCTCATTCTTTCCGATCTTTCTTCGTTATACGCATCTCCCGTTTTTGATCTTTTGATAAAACTACTTCCTTTTTTTGCAGGTAAATGCCCATGGATATCCACCACTTTAAACTCATTTGGAAAGAGCATGTATATCTCCCTTCTAATCTATTTTTTCACCTAGACAATAATGCATCTTTTTTCATACAAAGCACCGTTGCGCCAATCAAGGAAGCTTGCGGCAGCTTTGTTAGCATAACCTCTGTTCTACTTTGTTCAGGTAGATATTGCTCGATTTTCTCTTGCAGCTTCGGCAAAAACCAATAGCCTGATTTAGAAATCCCTCCACCTAATACAATGCACTCAGGATTAAGCAATGCAGCAACATTAATTAACGAAACAGCAAGATGGTCCAGCGCCTCGTTAATGATTTCCATCGCCAAAGCTTCTCCTTCGATGGCTTTTTCAAAGATTTTTTCTGCGCTAAACTTTGTTCCCTGCATCCCTCGTTTATACTGCTTCACGATAGACGGACCACCAACCTGATTTTCAAGAAAACCATAGCCCTCAAACACCGATTCAAAGCCTTGACTAGCCTGATCTTTATTGGTAATCATATAGCCTATTTCTCCAGCTGCAAATTGACCACCGCGAAATAGCTCTCCATTAATTACAATCCCGCAGCCTACTCCTGTACCAATCGTTATTAACACTACATGGGATTTATCTTTGGCAGCACCTTTCCAACACTCTCCTAGCACCGCCATATTCACATCATTTTCTATGTGGATTGGAAAAGGAAAATGCTTTGCCATCTTATTTTTCAATGGATAATCGAGCCACTCTAAGCTTGGTGCCTCCATCACGATTCCCTGATCCGAATCAGTGATTCCCGGAGCACCAATCGCCATAGCCAACACCTTTGCATGACTAATATTCTTGGCTTCTAACATACTGTTCACTTCATCTACAAGTAAATGGATAAAATCTTTCTGCAATCCATCCTGCGTATCAATTTTCCGGTGAAGGATACATGTACCATCCAAATCCATAATCGCAATTTCGGTAGAGGTGCCCCCAATATCCATACCAATTGTATATTTATATTCTTTATTAAAAAACAATTGGACCGGCTTTCTTCCCCCTCTCCTCGCTGCTACCATGCTTTCTTTTTCATAAATCCATCCCTCTAGCACCAGCTCATCCACCAATGCAGATATAGTCGGTTTGCTTAGCTTCAATGCTTTTGCCAAGCTCGCTCTTGAATAAAGCTCCCCTCCATCCATAATTTCTTGCAACACTTTCCTTTTATTAATCATCTTCAAGTAGTTGGGAGTTCCTGACTGCACTATACTCATGCATTCCTCCATTCACAGTAGTTAGAGTTAGTAAACCTTACTTACTTCTTAAATAGTGTATGATTGGGGTATGGGTAATATGTTTGGAAACAGGGGGACGGTTCTTCTGCTTCCCTTTTCTTAAGAGGGAGGGGCGGGACAAGGGGTCAGACCCCTTGTCCCAACTTCATATTTTAAGCTGTTCTTCTATTTCTTCTCCTCTAGCACCAAGGTATATAACCTTTTTTTCTGGTATAAACACACGATAGGTGACAATTCCGGCTTCAGCTATCTCTTGTAAGAAGTCTAAAAAAGGAAGAGAGATATTAGCGATTGCCTCAATTACCTTATTTCTATTAAAATCATCTGACACTACCAAGTTTACTTGGGAATCTGTTTTAAATGCAGAATATACTCCTTTATAGGTGGCTTGCCCAGTCGCAACTTCTATTTCGTATTCATTTATCCCTCTTTTGGACAATTCGTTTAAGAATTGAGAGAAATCTATTACACCACTACTTCTTCTGCTAATAATTTCTTGAAACTCGCTTTCTGTTACTTTGTCATTCATACATACTAACCTCCAATTATGATTTTAGATCCTTCACTTTGCTTCATCATTTTAACCTTGAATTTACTTCTTATTCTTGTAAAAATAGGATATTATTTATATCAAAACGAAAAAAATCATTAGGTATGAAGGCTGTATGCATACCTAGGAATTCAAACACTTCTAAGGAAGCACTAGAACCGTCCCTATGATAACCAAGCCACCGTCAAATCCCTAATCAAATGTGGCAATGTCTCAAAGGAATAAGGTTTATACACTCTTTCTGTCCAACGATGGGCATCCATCCCATATACGCCAATATTAATTGCTGGAACATTCAGCTCTCTGATTCGGTCAACGGGTACCGGGTAAATACTTTTCCATTCTGGGAAATTATGAATAAGGGAATCTATTTCTTCTTCTGTGTCATGAAGAGATAAATAGCTGCTGTCTGACAGATAGGGGAAAAATCTTTTAATAGAAAATTGTTCGGCTGAAACAGCTTCCCATTTTTCTACCATTCTATCAATGACATCCATTACCCGTTTATCCCTCTCACTTTTTCCTATTAAATAATTATGAGGACAATAAGGTGGTGCAAAAAAGATGATAATACAAGGAACTCCAGTAGCATCCTGCTGCCTTAGGGAATCTACTATTTGAAAGCAAACCTTCCTTGGGTCTTCCTCTTTATGCGTTAAGGCGATTTTTTCCGATATCCCCTCCACATCGACTCCCTGCTTTATAAGCTTCTCGCAATACTCTTCAAACGTATAAACATCTAATTCCCAATTAGGGCTATCCACAGGAAAATGATTGCGTATGGAATACAGCTGATACTGCTTCTGATAATAAGATTCCGTCTTTTTGGCTGCATCTATCGCAATCCTTTTTAATTTCTCAACTACCACTTGTGGGCTAGCCTCTAATATCATTAAATTAAAATAAATATGGCTCGTTACCGCTGTTTGGACATTATAAAAATCTTTCGTATCGCGATGATATAAAACAGACGGAGGAGTCATCAGCTCCCCGTCTACCTGTTCAATTAATTCCATATTATTATTGATCAAACGATTTAATTCAGAGGTTACGAGCGTTGGATCCAATCCATCCAGCGTTCTACCAACATGCGTTTCTCTCCCATATACATAAAAACAAGGAAGAAGCTTGCCAACCGCACCAGTGTAAATATACTTCCTCTCATCCCCTGGAAAAAGAGACGTTATGTAATCCGTATTGATTGCTACAATATAATCCAGTTGTTCCTCTTCTCGAAGTTGCAGTAGCTCATCAACAGCAGCAATTACTCCTGTATGCTGATTTTCTTCTACAGGATTGACCATGAAAATAATTTCTCCATCCCACATATCGCGGTGCTCACTCCAATAAAGAACATTCGCTAAATGAACAGCAATGCCACTCTTCATATCAACAGCTCCACGGCCAAACATCCAATCACCAGACTTTGCTTGTTCTTGAATCTCTTTATTCCCATCCCAGCTTTTGAAAAATTCTAGTAAACTCTCTGGCTTATTTGCTAGTTCCTGAATTTTTCCATAATCCTCTGTCCCAACCGTATCCAAATGAGCATGGTAGATAACAGTCTTTTTCGATTCTCCATTCCCCTTTATCCTAGCAAAAACATTCTTTCTCCCAATCCCATCATTAGGCAAAAGCTGTGTCCACACCATTTCAGGATTTGCTTTAAAATAAGGAAAACTACGCAGAATCCCCTCTATCTTATCAGCAATCTCTACCTCTCCCTTTGTCCCATTGATACTTCGTATATTTACAAGAGAAGTAGTTAGTAAGTTTACTTGATTGAATGTGGATAGGTTTTCAAGATCTTTGAACATTCGTTTCCCTCCTCCTTAAGAACTTATATATTTAACAATACTGAATTTCTAGCACATTGGCTTTGTTAGTGTAAAGTTATCTTACACGCTTTTTCACCTTAAAGGATACAATTCCACAGCTCTATTACCATCTGATACTTAGATTATTATTCCTCAATAATAAAAGGAGGAAAGCTATATGATTCACTTTTAAGCGATATAATAGTTAAAATAAAGGTCTTTTAAAGAAGGAGGTATTGGAATGAGTAAGTATATGCAGGATATTCTTAATTACGGGGATGATGTTAATGACTTTGAAAGTAGCCCATTTGAAAGTCTCAGAATGTTGCAAGATAGAAGTGATATTCAGAAAGTATTTCATCAATTAAATTTAGAAGAGCAGCAGTTGCTAGCTGAATATGATGCTCTCTTATTTAAAAACGTTCATAAAATGTACCGCCGCATTAAGAAAGCGTATGATTTTAACTTATCCAATCAACCCTTTAGTGAGTGGTGGTGGCATCTAGATAAAATAGTAAAAGGAAATCTTCAAATTGTATTATCATCTGAAACAGGTGGAAAAGTTATGTAATGTTTATAATATAACGCAAAAAAATTATAAGAACTATGAACTGCACTCCAAAAGTTAGAATGAAGTCTAACTTTTGGGGCAAATCATTTAAGAGCAGATCCCTCAAGAAGATTTCAAATTAGTTAATAGTTCTAAATCAATACTGTGTTCTTCAGTCCATCGATCGTCAAAGTTTTCTTTTAGAGCATAGGTTCTTAGAGCGTCTTGCACTTCGCCTTCGTAATTATTGTAACTAACTTTGGACAGATAGCCTTTTTTATATAAAGAGTCCTTTATATCATTAAGTAGATTTCCCTCTATTTCGACTTTTTGTTTGGAAGGAGAGAAGAATACTTGATGCAGCTTATATAATCGGGCTAATTCTTCGATTGGCTCTGGATGATCATCTACGCGCAGATCTACTTTTACATCATTATATCCACCATAGCCTGCTCCAGCTTGAACAACATAGATTGCTGCTGATTGCTTTCCTCTGCTGTCTCCACCTGCTTTTTGTGCAGCAGAAAGAGCAGCAAGTAGTCTTTCTGTTAACGGTCCCTCGCTTTGTTCGAATGTTTCGCTCATTGCTGTTACGGTTTCTTCACTTATTAGAATGTTTCCCTGTGCAGAATGATTTTTACCGATTTTATGACCAGCCCAATCAAAGCAATCCTCACCTGTATAAGCACTTACTTCTCCCTTAGCATTTATGACCGCAAACTGTCGAAATGCACTCCCTGGGTCATCTTGCACTAGTTTGCTCACCACTTCATTCGGCGAATAGCCTTGTTCCAATAAATTTAAACCTTCTGGTCCGTATGTTGTATTTGCCCAAGATTGAGTGGCAATCGCCCCTACATTTGCTTTTGCCCAAGGAACTACGGAGCCTACCGCCAAAAATTTAGATTGAACAGCAATCCCTAGCTCCCCAGTATTAGGGTCTGCCCCAACAATGGAGAAGGTTGCTACTAGAGATTCTTTATTAATATATTCCTTCATCTTATACATCCTCTCTTCTATTTCGCATAATGGCACGCTACTTCGTGACCATTTACACTCTCTAATTTGGGCTCATTTGTTTTACAATAATCGCTTGCAAGTGGGCATCTAGTATGGAAACGACAACCACTAGGCGGATTTTTGGGGCTAGGTACATCTCCCTTTAAAATGATTTTTTCCCTTCTTCGATGTAAAGTAGGTTCTGGAATAGCAGACAAAAGCGCTTGTGTATACGGATGCTTTGGATTTAAGAAAAGCTCATCCGCTTCTGCTACTTCCACTACCTTCCCTAGATACATCACCACAATGCGATCGCTTATATGCTTTACCACACTTAAATCATGGGAAATAAATAAATACGTTAATCCCATCTCTTCTTGTAAATCTTCCATTAAGTTCAATACTTGTGCCTGAATCGACACATCGAGTGCAGATACCGGCTCATCACAAACAATGTATTTCGGATTCACAGACAAAGCGCGGGCAATTCCTACCCTTTGACGGCGACCTCCGTCTAATTCATGTGGATACCGGTTAACCCAGCGAGGATCTAAGCCTACTCGTTCCATTAATTCTAAGACTCTATCAAATCTTTCTCTTTTTGGAACAATGTTATGAATAGTTAAGGGTCTTCCGATTGTTTCTCCAATCGTTTTACGAGGATCTAAAGAAGCAAAAGGATCTTGAAATATGATTTGCATTTCTTTTTGGAGCTGCTTTAGTCTCCGTTGACTCATATCTGTTATTTCTTCCGAATTAAATTGCACACTACCAGAAGTAGAATTCAGTAAGCGGAGGGTTAATCTTCCGGTAGTCGATTTTCCACAGCCGCTTTCCCCAACCAATCCAAGTGTTTCTCCCTCTTTAATAGAAAAAGATACATCATCTACTGCCTTTACTACTTCTGTACCTGATGAAAAATACTTGATAAGGTTTTTAACCTCTAGTATATTTTTTTTTGTAAGAGTACTAGACTTTAGCTGCTCCCTCTTCACTTACCTCTCCTCCTTTTATTGGATATTCATCAAATAAATGACATGCAACATGATGAATATCGCCTTTTTTATACGCTAAAGGTGCTTCCTTCTGACAACGTTCTATGCTAAATGGACATCTTGGATGGAATATACAGCCAGTCGGCAGATCTGTCGGGTCTGGCATCAAACCTTTAATCGGCTTAAGACGTTTGCTTCGAACATCTAGCTTTGGAATAGAGTCAAATAACCCCTTTGTATATGGATGGCTTGGTTCATTAAAAATATCTTCCACTGTTCCATATTCAACGATTTCGCCAGCATACATAATCGCAACATTGTCACATACCTCAGCCACTACACCGAGATCATGGGTAATTAAAATCATCGCTGTATTTAATTCTTCTTTTAACTTTTTCATTAATTCCAGTACTTGTGCTTGAATCGTTACATCAAGAGCAGTAGTTGGCTCATCTGCAATTAAAAGCTCTGGGTTACAGGCTAATGCAATGGCAATGACAACACGTTGTCGCATTCCCCCTGAAAATTCATGAGGATATTCTGCACCACGTTCAGCTGGAATACCAACTAGCTCAAGAATGGAACCAGCCTTTTTTCTCGCTTTTTCTTTCGTTACTTTTTCATGTGTCCAAATCACTTCTGCTATTTGATCCCCTACTGTATATACTGGATTTAAAGAGGTCATGGGGTCCTGAAAAATCATTGATATTTCGTTTCCACGAATTTTTTTCATATCTGTTTCCTTTAAAGCAAGCAGGTTTTCGCCTTTAAAAAGTATTTTTCCATTTGCATAATTTCCAGGAGGTGTCTGAATCAGGCGCATAATCGAGAGAGCTGTCGTCGATTTACCTGCTCCTGTTTCTCCTACTATCCCTAATGTTTCGCCTCGGTCTAAATGTAAGGAAACGCCATTTACTGCTTTGACTATCTTTCCCTCCGTTGTGTAATGAACATGTAAATCCTGTATCTCTAATAAAGATTCTCTCAATTTTCTCACCTCATTTTATTTCCTTAATTTAGGGTCAAGTGCATCTCTTATTCCATCTCCAAAAATATTTAGGGCCAACACAATAAGTACAATGGCTAAACCAGGAAATGTTGTAATCCACCAAGCATCGAAAATATATTGTCTACCAGCACTCAGCATTGCTCCCCACTCTGGAGTTGGTGGTTGCAAGCCTAATCCCAAGAAGCTTAATCCTGCAGCAGAAAGAATAGCCCATGCTACACCTAAGGTAGCCTGAACGATGATAGGAGCTAAACTATTTGGCAATATATAACGGAAGATAATCGAAAAATCATTCTCTCCAATAGCTCTTGCTGATTCAACAAACTCTTGTTCCCTGATAGACAATACAGACGCTCGAACGATACGCGCATATGTCGGGATACTAGCAATACCAACCGCTATCATTACATTCATTAATCCTGGTCCAAGCACGTTTACAATCGCTATAGCTAACAATATTCCAGGAATCGCAAGAAGGATATCCATCAATCTCATCAAAAGATTATCAACCTTTTTTCCGTAATAACCTGAAATTGCTCCAATAATTCCCCCTATCGTCACCGAGAAAAAGACGGCTACGAAGCCAACTTCTAGAGAAATTCGTGATCCAAAGATAATTCGGCTAAGAATATCTCGACCATATTCATCTGTTCCAAACCAATGTGCGGAATTGGGTCCTACCAGCATTTCATCTAAATTTTGTTCTTCATAAGAATAAGGAGCAATAACATCTGCTAATAGAGCAACTAGCACTAGAAATACTAAAAATCCAAATGATAATAAGGCCATTTTATTTTTATATAAACGTACCGAAACATCAGCAAATGGATTACGCTTCTTTTGTTTGATAATTTTCACAGAAGAAGCAACATTAGTATTAGATTGCTGCAATGGCTGCATATTTTTCCCTCCTATTTATATTGGGCTTTAATTCTTGGATCTACATAGGCATAAAGTATATCTACCAATAGGTTCACAAACACAAAGACAAATGCGATAAATACAACACTACCTTGTACAACGGGGAAGTCCTTTGCATTGATTGCATCAATCATAAACCTTCCTATTCCCGGCCAGGCAAATACGGCTTCTGTTAAAATGGCTCCTTCTAATAATGCTCCAACCTGTAAACCAACTACTGTAATAATAGGAATAAGCGCATTTCGAAGTGCATGTGCATAAACAACCTTTCTTTCTGTAATTCCTTTCGCTCGTGCGGTTCTTATATAATCCGAATGCAGAACCTCCAGCATACTTGACCTTGTCATTCGTAAAAATACTGCCGCCGTTTGCGTTCCCAAGGAAATTGCTGGTAACACTAAGAAAATAAGACCGCCATATCCCGAAACAGGTAACCATCCTAATTGAACAGAAAATAATAAGATTAGCATCATGCTTAGCCAGTAATTTGGCATAGAAAAACCTACTAATCCACCAAGTGTAGAAACATTATCAAAGAAGGAATATTGTTTCGTAGAAGAAATGATTCCAATCGGAATCCCGATTAAAAGTGCCACTACCATTGCTGCCAATGTTAATTTTATTGTTGCAGGAAAATGACTTAATATTTGCTGAAGAACTGGTTGTCCATCCTGTATAGAAGTCCCAAAATCGAAGGTTGCAATTCCTATTAAAAATCGAAAATATTGAACAATAAGGGGATCATTTAATCCCATTTGTTCCCGTAAATTTTGTACATCCTCTTCCCCAGCCTGTGGTCCTAATAAAATTTGAGCTGGATCACCTGGTGTCAACTGCATTAGAATAAAAACGATAATCGATACTCCAATTACTACGGGTATTAACATTAGAATCCGCTTCAAAATGAACCGTAACATCATTTCCCTCCTCATCTACTAACAAATATAGATGTCTTGTAAGGACGAATATTAACCATTAGCAAAAATCGTTAACGCTACCCACAAGACATCTATTAATCAACGAACATAGCATTCTTCTTATAAATATTTACTGCCTACTCAAGTGAAATCCCCTCAAATTTATAGGTTCCAGTTGGCATATTTTCAAATCCTTTTACTCGCTTATTTACACCAACGATATTTTCACTTACAGCTAGAAAATCCCAAGTTGCGTCATTAACAATCGTTTCTTGAGCTTGCTGATAATAAGTCAAACGTTTATCTGGATCAATTTCCTTACGACCGTTATCTAATAATT from Niallia sp. FSL W8-0635 carries:
- a CDS encoding DUF1028 domain-containing protein, with translation MKEYINKESLVATFSIVGADPNTGELGIAVQSKFLAVGSVVPWAKANVGAIATQSWANTTYGPEGLNLLEQGYSPNEVVSKLVQDDPGSAFRQFAVINAKGEVSAYTGEDCFDWAGHKIGKNHSAQGNILISEETVTAMSETFEQSEGPLTERLLAALSAAQKAGGDSRGKQSAAIYVVQAGAGYGGYNDVKVDLRVDDHPEPIEELARLYKLHQVFFSPSKQKVEIEGNLLNDIKDSLYKKGYLSKVSYNNYEGEVQDALRTYALKENFDDRWTEEHSIDLELLTNLKSS
- a CDS encoding ABC transporter ATP-binding protein, which produces MKREQLKSSTLTKKNILEVKNLIKYFSSGTEVVKAVDDVSFSIKEGETLGLVGESGCGKSTTGRLTLRLLNSTSGSVQFNSEEITDMSQRRLKQLQKEMQIIFQDPFASLDPRKTIGETIGRPLTIHNIVPKRERFDRVLELMERVGLDPRWVNRYPHELDGGRRQRVGIARALSVNPKYIVCDEPVSALDVSIQAQVLNLMEDLQEEMGLTYLFISHDLSVVKHISDRIVVMYLGKVVEVAEADELFLNPKHPYTQALLSAIPEPTLHRRREKIILKGDVPSPKNPPSGCRFHTRCPLASDYCKTNEPKLESVNGHEVACHYAK
- a CDS encoding ABC transporter ATP-binding protein, which encodes MRESLLEIQDLHVHYTTEGKIVKAVNGVSLHLDRGETLGIVGETGAGKSTTALSIMRLIQTPPGNYANGKILFKGENLLALKETDMKKIRGNEISMIFQDPMTSLNPVYTVGDQIAEVIWTHEKVTKEKARKKAGSILELVGIPAERGAEYPHEFSGGMRQRVVIAIALACNPELLIADEPTTALDVTIQAQVLELMKKLKEELNTAMILITHDLGVVAEVCDNVAIMYAGEIVEYGTVEDIFNEPSHPYTKGLFDSIPKLDVRSKRLKPIKGLMPDPTDLPTGCIFHPRCPFSIERCQKEAPLAYKKGDIHHVACHLFDEYPIKGGEVSEEGAAKV
- a CDS encoding ABC transporter permease; the protein is MQPLQQSNTNVASSVKIIKQKKRNPFADVSVRLYKNKMALLSFGFLVFLVLVALLADVIAPYSYEEQNLDEMLVGPNSAHWFGTDEYGRDILSRIIFGSRISLEVGFVAVFFSVTIGGIIGAISGYYGKKVDNLLMRLMDILLAIPGILLAIAIVNVLGPGLMNVMIAVGIASIPTYARIVRASVLSIREQEFVESARAIGENDFSIIFRYILPNSLAPIIVQATLGVAWAILSAAGLSFLGLGLQPPTPEWGAMLSAGRQYIFDAWWITTFPGLAIVLIVLALNIFGDGIRDALDPKLRK
- the nikB gene encoding nickel ABC transporter permease; the encoded protein is MLRFILKRILMLIPVVIGVSIIVFILMQLTPGDPAQILLGPQAGEEDVQNLREQMGLNDPLIVQYFRFLIGIATFDFGTSIQDGQPVLQQILSHFPATIKLTLAAMVVALLIGIPIGIISSTKQYSFFDNVSTLGGLVGFSMPNYWLSMMLILLFSVQLGWLPVSGYGGLIFLVLPAISLGTQTAAVFLRMTRSSMLEVLHSDYIRTARAKGITERKVVYAHALRNALIPIITVVGLQVGALLEGAILTEAVFAWPGIGRFMIDAINAKDFPVVQGSVVFIAFVFVFVNLLVDILYAYVDPRIKAQYK